A window from Pseudomonas alloputida encodes these proteins:
- a CDS encoding NUDIX hydrolase: MQLITEIVHPELKSKQGRVFRRHAARGIVMRGEQILLLFTERYNDFSFPGGGLDGDEDIVAGLKRELEEETGAREIQVLQHYGYIEEYRPYQKPQYDLMHMTSHFYQCEVAPQLEPVRMESHEIANGMRPVWINLHEAIAHNEAVMQRHESSMGQSILRETYMLRKVASELLMPISL; this comes from the coding sequence ATGCAACTCATAACTGAAATTGTTCACCCCGAGCTGAAATCCAAGCAGGGCAGAGTATTCCGTCGACATGCAGCTCGCGGCATCGTGATGCGGGGTGAACAGATCCTGTTGCTGTTCACCGAGCGCTATAACGATTTCAGCTTTCCTGGAGGCGGCCTTGATGGTGACGAGGACATTGTCGCAGGCCTGAAGCGTGAGCTTGAGGAAGAGACTGGTGCTCGTGAAATACAGGTGCTCCAGCACTACGGTTACATCGAGGAGTACCGGCCCTACCAAAAGCCACAGTACGATCTGATGCACATGACCTCGCATTTTTATCAATGCGAAGTAGCGCCCCAGCTAGAGCCGGTGAGAATGGAAAGCCACGAAATCGCTAATGGTATGCGGCCTGTCTGGATCAACCTGCATGAAGCCATCGCACACAATGAAGCCGTCATGCAGCGTCACGAGTCTTCGATGGGGCAGTCAATTCTGCGCGAAACCTACATGCTGAGAAAAGTCGCTTCCGAATTGTTGATGCCAATCAGCCTTTGA
- a CDS encoding universal stress protein has translation MTRVMACIDNSQSSLAVCDYAAWASQRLSAPLTLLHVLDKEKYPASADLSGNIGLGSREHLLEELAMLDAQRAKLALEHGQHMLEKARERTVHSGAMSPDMKQRHGHLVESLSDLQDDIRLLVIGRVGEDSTRSAQSLGSQIEAIVRTIHRPTLITTSHFRKPETVMVAFDGSATGHKTLQMLASSPLCEGLPIHIVMVGTDSEDNQNALEKARTTLASSGSLVHSEIRPGEVESTLHAYQAEHGIDLLVMGAYGHSRIRQFLIGSTTTTMLRTSTVPLLLLR, from the coding sequence ATGACCCGCGTAATGGCATGCATTGATAACTCACAATCCTCATTGGCGGTCTGCGATTACGCAGCATGGGCCTCGCAACGACTCAGCGCTCCCCTGACCTTGCTTCATGTGCTGGATAAGGAGAAATATCCTGCATCCGCTGACCTCAGCGGCAATATCGGTCTCGGTAGCAGAGAACATCTGCTGGAAGAGTTGGCCATGCTGGATGCGCAGCGGGCAAAACTGGCGTTGGAGCATGGGCAGCACATGCTTGAAAAAGCTCGCGAGCGAACAGTTCACTCTGGCGCCATGTCACCTGATATGAAGCAGCGCCATGGCCATCTCGTCGAGAGCCTGAGCGATCTCCAAGACGATATTCGGTTACTGGTGATTGGAAGAGTCGGTGAGGACAGCACGCGCAGTGCCCAAAGTCTTGGCAGCCAGATTGAAGCGATAGTCCGAACTATCCACCGCCCCACCCTGATTACAACCAGCCATTTCAGGAAACCTGAAACGGTCATGGTGGCATTTGACGGCAGCGCAACAGGCCACAAGACCTTACAGATGCTTGCTTCAAGCCCGCTGTGCGAAGGCCTGCCAATTCATATCGTCATGGTTGGAACGGATTCTGAAGACAACCAGAACGCGCTGGAGAAGGCACGAACCACGCTTGCGTCTTCCGGCTCGCTGGTGCATTCCGAGATCCGCCCAGGCGAAGTAGAGTCCACACTGCATGCGTATCAGGCAGAGCACGGCATTGACCTCTTGGTCATGGGGGCGTACGGGCACTCACGCATCAGGCAGTTTCTGATAGGCAGCACGACCACGACGATGCTGCGTACATCCACTGTACCCTTATTGCTGCTTCGCTGA
- a CDS encoding SulP family inorganic anion transporter, which produces MLQKLRQTWFSNVRADVLAGLVVALALIPEAIAFSIIAGVDPKVGLYASFCICAVIAFVGGRPGMISAATGAMALLMVTLVKEHGLQYLLAATLLCGVLQILAGYLKLGSLMRFVSRSVVTGFVNALAILIFMAQLPELTNVTWHVYAMTAAGLGIIYLFPYVPKIGKVIPSPLVCILTLTAIAIYLGLDIRTVGDMGQLPDTLPIFLWPEVPLNFETLRIIFPYSAALAVVGLLESMMTATIVDDLTDTTSNKNRECKGQGVANIAAGMLGGMAGCAMIGQSIINVKSGGRTRLSTLCAGVFLLLMVVFLGEWLSKIPMAALVAVMIMVSIGTFSWDSLRNLKEHPLSTNLVMVATVVVVVATHNLAYGVLVGVLLASLFFANKVGHYLDIKSTLEETKSHRTYRVVGQVFFSSADKFTEVFDFKEALNKVTIDLTQAHFWDITAVAALDKVVIKFRREGAEVEVLGLNEASATIVDRFGVHDKPGAIDKLMSH; this is translated from the coding sequence ATGCTGCAAAAACTTAGACAAACGTGGTTTTCCAACGTCCGTGCCGACGTGCTCGCGGGGCTGGTGGTCGCACTCGCGCTGATCCCGGAAGCCATCGCCTTTTCCATCATCGCCGGGGTAGATCCCAAAGTCGGTCTCTACGCCTCCTTCTGTATCTGTGCTGTCATCGCCTTTGTCGGCGGGCGCCCCGGAATGATCTCGGCGGCGACAGGCGCCATGGCACTGCTGATGGTTACGCTGGTAAAAGAGCATGGACTCCAGTACCTGCTGGCCGCGACGCTACTATGTGGCGTACTTCAAATCCTTGCCGGCTACCTGAAGCTCGGCTCGTTGATGCGCTTTGTTTCACGCTCGGTAGTCACCGGCTTCGTAAACGCATTAGCGATTCTGATTTTTATGGCGCAATTGCCTGAGCTGACCAATGTCACCTGGCATGTCTATGCCATGACCGCTGCGGGCCTGGGAATCATCTACCTGTTCCCGTATGTACCGAAAATCGGCAAGGTGATTCCCTCTCCATTGGTGTGCATTCTGACGCTGACTGCCATCGCCATTTACCTCGGTTTGGATATCCGCACCGTCGGTGACATGGGCCAACTGCCTGATACGCTCCCGATCTTCCTCTGGCCTGAAGTTCCGCTGAATTTTGAAACCCTGCGCATCATTTTCCCGTACTCGGCTGCGTTGGCAGTAGTGGGTCTACTCGAATCAATGATGACCGCGACCATCGTCGACGACCTTACCGACACCACCAGCAACAAAAACCGCGAGTGCAAAGGCCAGGGTGTGGCCAACATCGCTGCCGGCATGCTTGGCGGCATGGCAGGTTGCGCCATGATCGGCCAGTCGATCATCAACGTGAAATCTGGTGGCCGCACCCGTCTCTCGACATTGTGTGCCGGCGTTTTCCTGCTGCTGATGGTGGTATTTCTTGGCGAATGGCTCTCCAAAATCCCTATGGCGGCACTCGTGGCTGTGATGATCATGGTGTCCATCGGCACCTTTAGCTGGGATTCCTTGCGTAATCTGAAAGAGCATCCGCTGTCGACCAACCTCGTCATGGTGGCGACCGTCGTGGTCGTCGTGGCCACTCACAATCTGGCTTACGGCGTACTGGTAGGTGTGCTGCTGGCCTCCCTGTTCTTCGCAAACAAGGTCGGGCACTACCTGGATATCAAGAGCACTCTTGAAGAGACGAAATCGCATCGGACTTACCGCGTCGTGGGCCAGGTGTTCTTTAGCTCTGCGGACAAGTTCACTGAGGTTTTTGACTTCAAGGAGGCGCTCAACAAGGTCACCATCGATCTCACACAGGCGCATTTCTGGGATATCACCGCCGTCGCAGCGCTGGATAAGGTCGTGATCAAGTTCCGACGCGAAGGCGCTGAGGTTGAAGTGCTCGGTCTCAATGAAGCCAGCGCGACAATCGTTGACCGCTTCGGCGTGCATGACAAACCCGGTGCCATCGACAAGCTCATGAGCCACTAA